A single genomic interval of Antechinus flavipes isolate AdamAnt ecotype Samford, QLD, Australia chromosome 1, AdamAnt_v2, whole genome shotgun sequence harbors:
- the ACTL9 gene encoding actin-like protein 9: MDLHLDDSQALSHPPSLHKGHSQTTTILDDVSLPLDGDVPFVLGDGLLEKTGAVVIDMGTGTCKSGFAGQAKPMSTVATMLGRLPEKASTASQPQLPTFIGESAREHPGLSLIQPLRNGIIVDWEAAETLWHYIFYNDLGVAPEDHALLLSDPPFSPTTNREKLVEVVFESLRSPGMYVAYQSVLSVYAHGLVSGLVVDTGHGVTHTVPVYQGYNLPHATERMDLAGAHLTAFLAEMLRGAGYPFTDRDTSLVESIKHQCCYVAADFITEQNQPAMASRETFQLPDGQVISLGKERFQCPELLFNPPEIPGLVPLGIPDMAKESLRKVPNEAREDVSQNVLLCGGSSLFPGLEQRFTKELLQGAPPQTCIAVCAQPLRNYSVWIGGSILASLRAFQSCWIQRAQYEEQGPYIVYQKCY; the protein is encoded by the coding sequence ATGGACTTGCATTTAGATGACTCCCAGGCACTCAGTCACCCTCCCAGTCTCCACAAGGGACATTCCCAGACCACCACAATACTAGACGACGTGAGCCTGCCATTGGATGGAGATGTCCCCTTTGTTCTGGGAGATGGGCTTTTAGAGAAGACAGGAGCCGTGGTCATCGACATGGGCACAGGGACTTGCAAGTCTGGCTTTGCCGGCCAGGCGAAGCCCATGTCCACCGTGGCCACCATGCTCGGCCGCCTACCAGAGAAGGCTTCAACAGCAAGCCAGCCTCAGCTGCCAACCTTCATCGGGGAGAGTGCCAGAGAGCACCCGGGACTCAGCCTGATCCAACCCCTGAGGAACGGCATCATCGTGGACTGGGAGGCAGCCGAGACCCTCTGGCACTACATTTTCTACAATGACCTGGGAGTGGCCCCCGAGGATCACGCCCTCCTTCTCTCCGATCCTCCATTCAGCCCCACGACCAACCGGGAAAAGCTGGTGGAGGTGGTGTTCGAGTCCCTTCGCTCTCCGGGCATGTACGTGGCCTACCAGTCAGTGCTCTCCGTCTATGCCCATGGACTGGTCAGTGGGCTGGTGGTGGATACAGGCCATGGTGTGACTCACACCGTCCCCGTATATCAGGGCTATAACCTGCCCCACGCCACCGAGCGGATGGATTTAGCTGGGGCCCACCTGACAGCCTTCCTGGCAGAGATGCTCCGGGGTGCCGGCTACCCCTTCACTGACCGGGACACCTCCCTGGTAGAGAGCATCAAACACCAATGCTGCTACGTAGCTGCCGACTTCATCACGGAGCAGAACCAGCCCGCCATGGCCAGCCGAGAGACCTTCCAGCTGCCCGACGGCCAGGTCATCAGCCTTGGCAAAGAGCGTTTCCAGTGCCCCGAGCTGCTCTTCAACCCCCCAGAAATACCAGGACTTGTACCACTGGGCATCCCTGACATGGCCAAGGAAAGCCTGAGGAAGGTGCCCAACGAGGCCCGGGAAGACGTTTCCCAGAATGTCCTGCTTTGTGGGGGTTCTTCCCTCTTCCCGGGGCTAGAGCAGCGCTTCACCAAGGAGCTGCTCCAAGGGGCACCTCCCCAGACCTGCATAGCCGTGTGTGCCCAGCCCCTGAGGAACTACTCTGTGTGGATTGGAGGCTCCATCCTTGCTTCTCTCCGAGCTTTTCAATCCTGCTGGATCCAACGGGCCCAGTATGAGGAGCAGGGACCCTACATCGTCTATCAGAAGTGCTATTGA
- the TGFBR3L gene encoding transforming growth factor-beta receptor type 3-like protein isoform X2 has product MGLAQVSLWGAPPPICLDLQPCQWMPFPRAGRGRGVPCVSSPALSLWVSGLGSGCPQPYVSASPGCGRSHPSKAGGQLLLPPADSPRGNMVGLSAFLLPLLLQAPPAPPGRTGLPEPSSSLCCSQDSPGGGRVRHELGLSPALPSPGPRRPPFNLIVSSSDTFRRFPGPCVVPANSPVFVEASLAQPSSRWGLFLHRCFLSPSSDPTQASPLLLLLRGGCPAEASVSFHPPPPGALPQTRLSFRLRPIFNASVQFLHCQLGLCRRRAAPRRGPRGADQPPGCLSQDEACTGSGSREEVAGESPRVHTLSQPIIVTVPHPPHRPPRIPPGTSCGGLDPAPVVAIAVSAFILGAALTASLGLIYVRTAPPPPRAAPGRSPSPSQPRRSQEE; this is encoded by the exons ATGGGCTTAGCTCAGGTGTCACTTTGGggagcccccccccccatctGCCTGGATCTACAGCCCTGCCAATGGATGCCTTTTCCCCGAGCTGGCAGAGGGAGGGGGGTGCCATGTGTTTCCAGCCCTGCCCTGAGTCTCTGGGTCTCGGGACTGGGGAGTGGCTGTCCACAGCCCTACGTCAGCGCTAGTCCTGGCTGCGGCCGGTCCCATCCCAGCAAGGCGGGAGGCCAGTTACTGCTGCCTCCAGCCGACTCCCCTCGAGGCAACATGGTGGGATTGTctgctttcctccttcccctcctcctgcaGGCTCCCCCAGCTCCCCCAGGGAGGACGG gtCTACCAGaaccttcctcctctctctgttgCTCCCAGGACAGCCCTGGGGGAGGTAGAGTCCGGCATGAAC TTGGCCTGTCTCCTGCCCTGCCCAGCCCTGGACCTCGGCGCCCACCCTTCAACTTGATTGTCTCCAGCTCGGACACGTTCCGGAGGTTCCCGGGGCCCTGCGTGGTGCCTGCCAACAGTCCTGTGTTTGTGGAG GCCTCCTTGGCTCAGCCCTCTTCACGATGGGGCCTTTTTTTGCACCGATGCTTCCTGTCACCTTCCTCGGACCCGACCCAGGCCTCCCCACTCCTGCTGCTGCTAAGGGGTGGCTGTCCAGCAGAAGCCTCTGTCTccttccaccccccaccccccgggGCCCTGCCCCAAACCAGACTCAGTTTCCGCCTGCGCCCCATCTTCAACGCCTCCGTGCAGTTCCTGCACTGCCAGCTGGGCCTCTGCCGGCGCCGGGCTGCCCCGAGGAGAGGGCCCCGCGGTGCTGACCAGCCCCCAGGG TGTCTGTCCCAGGATGAAGCCTGCACCGGCAGCGGAAGCAGGGAGGAGGTGGCAGGAGAAAGCCCCCGTGTGCACACGCTGTCCCAGCCCATCATTGTCACTGTGCCCCACCCCCCCCACAGACCCCCTCGCATCCCCCCTG GCACCAGCTGCGGGGGTCTGGACCCTGCCCCGGTTGTGGCCATCGCCGTGTCTGCCTTCATCCTGGGGGCTGCCCTCACCGCCAGCTTGGGTCTGATCTATGTGCGGACAG CTCCACCCCCACCAAGGGCAGCCCCCGGCCGATCTCCAAGCCCCTCCCAGCCTAGGAGGTCTCAGGAAGAGTAG
- the TGFBR3L gene encoding transforming growth factor-beta receptor type 3-like protein isoform X1, translating into MGLAQVSLWGAPPPICLDLQPCQWMPFPRAGRGRGVPCVSSPALSLWVSGLGSGCPQPYVSASPGCGRSHPSKAGGQLLLPPADSPRGNMVGLSAFLLPLLLQAPPAPPGRTGLPEPSSSLCCSQDSPGGGRVRHELGLSPALPSPGPRRPPFNLIVSSSDTFRRFPGPCVVPANSPVFVEASLAQPSSRWGLFLHRCFLSPSSDPTQASPLLLLLRGGCPAEASVSFHPPPPGALPQTRLSFRLRPIFNASVQFLHCQLGLCRRRAAPRRGPRGADQPPGCLSQDEACTGSGSREEVAGESPRVHTLSQPIIVTVPHPPHRPPRIPPDQSQTGRGQVLHSVPQGTSCGGLDPAPVVAIAVSAFILGAALTASLGLIYVRTAPPPPRAAPGRSPSPSQPRRSQEE; encoded by the exons ATGGGCTTAGCTCAGGTGTCACTTTGGggagcccccccccccatctGCCTGGATCTACAGCCCTGCCAATGGATGCCTTTTCCCCGAGCTGGCAGAGGGAGGGGGGTGCCATGTGTTTCCAGCCCTGCCCTGAGTCTCTGGGTCTCGGGACTGGGGAGTGGCTGTCCACAGCCCTACGTCAGCGCTAGTCCTGGCTGCGGCCGGTCCCATCCCAGCAAGGCGGGAGGCCAGTTACTGCTGCCTCCAGCCGACTCCCCTCGAGGCAACATGGTGGGATTGTctgctttcctccttcccctcctcctgcaGGCTCCCCCAGCTCCCCCAGGGAGGACGG gtCTACCAGaaccttcctcctctctctgttgCTCCCAGGACAGCCCTGGGGGAGGTAGAGTCCGGCATGAAC TTGGCCTGTCTCCTGCCCTGCCCAGCCCTGGACCTCGGCGCCCACCCTTCAACTTGATTGTCTCCAGCTCGGACACGTTCCGGAGGTTCCCGGGGCCCTGCGTGGTGCCTGCCAACAGTCCTGTGTTTGTGGAG GCCTCCTTGGCTCAGCCCTCTTCACGATGGGGCCTTTTTTTGCACCGATGCTTCCTGTCACCTTCCTCGGACCCGACCCAGGCCTCCCCACTCCTGCTGCTGCTAAGGGGTGGCTGTCCAGCAGAAGCCTCTGTCTccttccaccccccaccccccgggGCCCTGCCCCAAACCAGACTCAGTTTCCGCCTGCGCCCCATCTTCAACGCCTCCGTGCAGTTCCTGCACTGCCAGCTGGGCCTCTGCCGGCGCCGGGCTGCCCCGAGGAGAGGGCCCCGCGGTGCTGACCAGCCCCCAGGG TGTCTGTCCCAGGATGAAGCCTGCACCGGCAGCGGAAGCAGGGAGGAGGTGGCAGGAGAAAGCCCCCGTGTGCACACGCTGTCCCAGCCCATCATTGTCACTGTGCCCCACCCCCCCCACAGACCCCCTCGCATCCCCCCTG atCAGTCACAAACCGGCCGGGGCCAGGTCCTCCATTCTGTCCCACAAGGCACCAGCTGCGGGGGTCTGGACCCTGCCCCGGTTGTGGCCATCGCCGTGTCTGCCTTCATCCTGGGGGCTGCCCTCACCGCCAGCTTGGGTCTGATCTATGTGCGGACAG CTCCACCCCCACCAAGGGCAGCCCCCGGCCGATCTCCAAGCCCCTCCCAGCCTAGGAGGTCTCAGGAAGAGTAG